A window of Polaromonas hydrogenivorans contains these coding sequences:
- a CDS encoding B12-binding domain-containing radical SAM protein, with protein MPSPQAPDSPAIVLATLNAKYIHAALGLRCLLANLDRHGGAGLRAVTQLREFTIQQRPVQIVESLLALSPKVIGLGVYIWNVVETTQVVRLLKTLRPDIKVVLGGPEVSFETGEQEICRLADHVVTGWGDVSFPKLCRALLDGPQPLMKIIAGEQPPLDALALPYGEYTDEDLAKRLLYVEASRGCPFKCEFCLSSLDKTAWAFDLDRFMAEMALLYRRGARNFKFVDRTFNLKVDFSVRILQFFLDRMKDEAGAVQAAPGLFVHFEVVPDSLHERLKALIAQFPAGSLQFEVGIQSFNPEVQQRISRKQDNVKTAENLRWLVTQSQAHVHADLIFGLPGETLDSFAEGFDRLHELAPHEIQFGILKRLRGTPITRHTADFAMRYDPQTPYTILQTSTIDFTTMQRIQRFARYWEMVANSGRFSAALRLLLRDGPDDAGSAFQHFLAFSDWLWRTTAKTHEFALEKLVDVLFEHLTAVRGLNDDAVRAALLADYRASGARGRPQCLADLLAAERSALPAGAAKPRSERQGRHVSQQTHRDAIQQAAAAA; from the coding sequence CGCGAATTCACGATTCAACAACGGCCCGTGCAAATCGTCGAAAGCCTGCTGGCGCTCAGCCCCAAGGTGATCGGGCTGGGCGTCTATATCTGGAATGTGGTCGAAACGACGCAGGTCGTGCGCCTGCTGAAAACCCTGCGGCCCGACATCAAGGTCGTGCTGGGCGGGCCGGAGGTCAGCTTTGAAACCGGCGAACAGGAAATCTGCCGGCTGGCCGACCATGTGGTCACCGGCTGGGGCGACGTGAGTTTTCCCAAGCTGTGCCGCGCCTTGCTCGACGGCCCGCAGCCGCTGATGAAAATCATCGCCGGCGAGCAGCCGCCTTTGGACGCGCTGGCCTTGCCCTACGGCGAATACACCGACGAGGATCTGGCCAAGCGCCTGCTGTATGTCGAGGCCTCGCGCGGCTGCCCGTTCAAATGCGAGTTCTGCCTGAGTTCGCTCGACAAGACTGCCTGGGCCTTCGATCTGGACCGCTTCATGGCCGAGATGGCGCTGCTCTACCGGCGCGGCGCGCGCAACTTCAAGTTCGTGGACCGCACGTTCAATTTGAAGGTGGATTTTTCGGTGCGCATTCTGCAGTTTTTCCTGGACCGCATGAAGGACGAGGCGGGCGCGGTGCAGGCCGCGCCGGGGCTGTTCGTGCATTTCGAGGTCGTGCCCGACAGCCTGCACGAGCGGCTGAAAGCGCTGATCGCGCAGTTTCCGGCCGGCTCGCTGCAGTTCGAGGTCGGCATCCAGAGCTTCAACCCCGAAGTGCAGCAGCGCATTTCGCGCAAGCAGGACAACGTCAAAACCGCCGAGAACCTGCGCTGGCTGGTCACGCAAAGCCAGGCGCATGTTCACGCCGACCTGATCTTCGGCCTGCCCGGCGAGACGCTGGACAGCTTTGCCGAGGGCTTTGACCGCCTGCATGAACTCGCCCCGCATGAAATCCAGTTCGGCATTTTGAAGCGGCTGCGCGGCACGCCGATCACGCGGCACACGGCGGACTTTGCGATGCGCTACGACCCGCAGACGCCGTACACGATTTTGCAAACCTCGACGATTGATTTCACGACGATGCAGCGCATCCAGCGCTTTGCGCGCTACTGGGAAATGGTCGCCAACTCGGGGCGTTTTTCGGCGGCGCTGCGCCTGCTGCTGCGGGATGGGCCAGACGATGCGGGTTCGGCCTTTCAGCATTTCCTGGCGTTCAGCGACTGGCTCTGGCGCACGACGGCCAAGACGCATGAATTCGCGCTGGAAAAGCTGGTGGATGTGCTGTTTGAGCACCTGACGGCAGTGCGCGGGCTGAACGATGACGCAGTGCGCGCCGCGCTGCTGGCCGATTACCGCGCCAGCGGCGCGCGCGGCCGGCCGCAATGCCTGGCGGATCTGCTGGCTGCCGAGCGCAGCGCCCTGCCGGCCGGTGCTGCCAAGCCCCGCTCCGAGCGGCAGGGCCGGCATGTCAGCCAGCAAACGCACCGTGACGCCATCCAGCAAGCGGCGGCGGCTGCCTGA
- a CDS encoding host attachment protein — MEKTWILIANAERARCFERHGADHSLTELSDFVHPQASLEGQAGGGDLTGAAGKGHGRTGHAGTQFEPHTEAHAKERASFARQLADHLNEGIAGQQCHAIVLIATSPMLGEIRPCLSPAAEKAVKRSVASDLTRYQGLDLKKRVDDALQLPD, encoded by the coding sequence ATGGAAAAGACCTGGATTCTGATAGCGAATGCCGAGCGGGCACGCTGTTTCGAGCGGCATGGCGCCGATCATTCACTCACCGAACTGAGCGACTTTGTGCATCCCCAGGCCAGCCTTGAGGGGCAGGCCGGTGGCGGCGACCTGACCGGCGCGGCGGGCAAGGGCCACGGCCGTACCGGACACGCTGGCACGCAGTTCGAGCCCCATACCGAAGCCCACGCGAAAGAGCGCGCCAGCTTTGCCCGGCAGCTCGCGGACCACCTCAACGAAGGAATCGCCGGGCAACAGTGCCATGCCATCGTGCTGATTGCGACCAGCCCGATGCTGGGCGAGATCAGGCCCTGTTTGAGCCCTGCTGCCGAGAAGGCGGTGAAACGCAGTGTTGCGAGCGACCTGACCCGCTACCAGGGGCTTGACTTGAAAAAGCGCGTTGATGACGCCTTGCAGCTGCCTGATTGA